In Azospirillum sp. TSA2s, one genomic interval encodes:
- the fliI gene encoding flagellar protein export ATPase FliI — protein MPALATLAAELDRLPTRQWRGEIGSAAGMTLEVDGLQRVLSVGDKCHAETLRGGRVLCETIGFRNGRSLLMAFDNLDGVAEGCAAVTDDTAFMLRPGPGWLGRVVNALGEPIDGKGPLVNGEHPRGLRQPPPAACARRRVGARLDSGIRVIDSFVPLCRGQRLGVFAGSGVGKSTLLAMAARHAEADAIVIGLIGERGREVREFIQDDLGPEGLARSVVIVATSDEPPLMRRQAALLTMTVAEELRDQGKHVLCLMDSVTRFAMAQREIGLAAGEPPTAKSYPPSVFAELPRLLERAGPGPEGNGEGDITAIFTVLVDGDDHDEPIADAVRGILDGHLVLDRKIAEQGRYPAVNLLRSVSRTLPGCHDGRENRIVGRARALAATYDGMKEMIRLGAYKRGTDPETDAAIDLHPQLEDFLRQGKDDPSPSAESFARLEALLAAIGDQA, from the coding sequence ATGCCGGCACTCGCCACCCTGGCGGCGGAACTCGACCGGCTGCCGACGCGCCAGTGGCGCGGGGAAATCGGCTCCGCCGCCGGCATGACGCTGGAGGTCGACGGGCTGCAGCGCGTGCTGTCGGTCGGCGACAAATGCCATGCGGAAACACTGCGCGGCGGACGCGTGCTGTGCGAGACCATCGGCTTCCGCAACGGCCGCTCTCTGCTGATGGCTTTCGACAATCTGGATGGGGTGGCGGAGGGCTGCGCCGCCGTCACCGACGATACCGCCTTCATGCTGCGGCCCGGTCCGGGATGGCTCGGCCGGGTGGTGAACGCGCTGGGCGAGCCCATCGATGGCAAGGGTCCGTTGGTCAATGGCGAGCATCCGCGGGGCCTGCGCCAGCCACCGCCGGCCGCCTGCGCCCGGCGGCGGGTGGGGGCGCGGCTGGACAGCGGCATCCGGGTGATCGACAGCTTCGTCCCGCTGTGCCGTGGGCAGCGGCTGGGCGTCTTCGCCGGGTCGGGGGTCGGCAAATCGACCCTGCTGGCGATGGCCGCCCGCCATGCCGAGGCCGACGCCATCGTCATCGGCCTGATCGGAGAGCGCGGGCGCGAGGTGCGCGAATTCATCCAGGACGATCTGGGGCCGGAGGGGCTGGCGCGCTCCGTCGTCATCGTCGCCACGTCGGACGAGCCGCCGCTGATGCGCCGTCAGGCGGCGCTGCTGACGATGACGGTGGCCGAGGAGTTGCGGGATCAGGGCAAGCATGTGCTGTGCCTGATGGACAGCGTCACCCGCTTCGCCATGGCCCAGCGCGAGATCGGACTGGCCGCCGGGGAACCGCCGACCGCCAAGAGCTATCCGCCCAGCGTCTTCGCCGAGCTGCCCCGCCTGCTGGAACGGGCCGGGCCCGGGCCGGAAGGGAATGGTGAGGGCGACATCACCGCCATCTTCACCGTGCTGGTCGATGGCGACGACCATGACGAGCCCATCGCCGACGCGGTGCGCGGCATCCTCGACGGGCATCTGGTGCTGGACCGCAAAATCGCCGAGCAGGGGCGCTATCCCGCCGTCAACCTGCTGCGCAGCGTGTCGCGCACCCTGCCCGGCTGCCATGACGGGCGGGAGAACCGCATCGTCGGCCGCGCCCGCGCGCTGGCCGCCACCTATGACGGCATGAAGGAGATGATCCGGCTCGGCGCCTACAAGCGCGGCACCGATCCGGAAACCGACGCCGCCATCGACCTGCACCCGCAGCTGGAAGACTTCCTGCGCCAGGGCAAGGACGACCCCTCCCCTTCCGCCGAGAGTTTCGCGCGGCTGGAGGCTCTGCTCGCCGCCATCGGAGACCAAGCATGA
- a CDS encoding flagellar biosynthesis protein FlgG — translation MDLSKIGLFQLAGTRLDYLAQRQKLIAENVVNANTPDYQARDLKSFDSVMEGIRPVETARTSGLHLVGSRAATPYREEGKAGLWESTPSGNAVSLDQEMIKGSETRDAFALTTSLFQRNVQMLRMAWRNG, via the coding sequence ATGGATTTGAGTAAAATCGGTTTATTCCAGCTTGCCGGTACGCGCCTCGACTATCTGGCGCAGCGGCAGAAGCTGATCGCCGAGAATGTCGTGAACGCCAACACGCCCGACTACCAGGCGCGCGACCTGAAATCCTTCGACAGCGTCATGGAGGGCATCCGCCCGGTGGAGACCGCCCGTACCTCCGGCCTGCATCTGGTCGGCAGCCGCGCCGCCACGCCCTACCGCGAGGAAGGCAAGGCGGGTTTGTGGGAATCGACCCCCAGCGGCAACGCGGTGTCGCTGGACCAGGAGATGATCAAGGGCAGCGAGACCCGCGACGCCTTTGCGCTGACCACCAGCCTGTTCCAGCGCAATGTGCAGATGCTGCGCATGGCCTGGAGAAATGGTTAA
- the flgC gene encoding flagellar basal body rod protein FlgC, whose protein sequence is MMNDVLGATLKIAGAGLQAQSTRLRVVAENLANADSTATAKGGDPYRRKTVSFDSVMDRGVGAELVQVKQIGRDRSDFQLAYDPSHPAADDKGYVKKPNVQPLIEMMDMREAGRAFEASMNVIEQSRAMMNRVVDLLRS, encoded by the coding sequence ATGATGAACGATGTCCTCGGCGCCACGCTGAAGATCGCCGGCGCCGGGCTTCAGGCGCAATCGACCCGCCTGCGCGTGGTGGCGGAAAACCTCGCCAACGCCGATTCTACCGCGACTGCCAAGGGCGGCGACCCCTATCGCCGCAAGACGGTGTCCTTCGACAGCGTGATGGATCGCGGCGTTGGCGCGGAGCTGGTGCAGGTCAAGCAGATCGGCCGCGACCGCAGCGACTTCCAGCTCGCCTACGACCCCTCGCACCCGGCGGCCGACGACAAGGGCTATGTCAAGAAGCCCAACGTCCAGCCGCTGATCGAGATGATGGACATGCGCGAGGCCGGCCGCGCCTTCGAGGCCAGCATGAACGTCATCGAACAGTCGCGCGCGATGATGAACCGCGTCGTCGACCTGCTGCGCAGCTGA
- a CDS encoding flagellar hook-basal body complex protein FliE, which produces MIEMSVGRVAAAYAANRSPIASGANVKGLAETQAATSPLSAANGTDAVAASAESDFGGFLDKSISQAVDTLKESERVSLAAVSGKASAQDVVRSVLAAEMTVQSVVAIRDKMVQAYQEIMRIAV; this is translated from the coding sequence ATGATCGAGATGTCCGTCGGCCGCGTCGCCGCCGCCTACGCCGCCAACCGCAGCCCCATCGCCAGCGGCGCCAATGTCAAAGGTTTGGCCGAGACCCAGGCGGCGACCTCGCCCCTGTCCGCCGCCAACGGGACCGACGCGGTGGCCGCCAGCGCCGAAAGCGATTTCGGCGGCTTCCTCGACAAGTCGATCTCCCAGGCCGTCGACACGCTGAAGGAGAGCGAGCGGGTGTCGCTCGCCGCCGTGTCAGGCAAGGCCAGCGCGCAGGACGTCGTGCGCTCGGTCCTGGCGGCGGAGATGACGGTGCAGAGCGTCGTCGCCATCCGCGACAAGATGGTGCAGGCGTACCAGGAGATCATGCGGATTGCGGTTTGA
- the fliQ gene encoding flagellar biosynthesis protein FliQ — protein MNQADVLEVLRSGIWTTLLVAAPPLIVAVVVGVSISLVQALTQVQEMTLTFVPKIVAILVVTVLALPFMYGTLATYADRLSDLIVAID, from the coding sequence ATGAACCAGGCCGACGTGCTGGAGGTGCTGCGCAGCGGCATCTGGACGACCCTGCTGGTCGCGGCGCCGCCGCTGATCGTGGCGGTAGTGGTCGGTGTGTCGATCTCGCTGGTGCAGGCGTTGACCCAGGTGCAGGAGATGACGCTGACCTTCGTGCCGAAGATCGTCGCGATCCTGGTGGTGACGGTGCTGGCGCTGCCCTTCATGTACGGCACGCTCGCCACCTACGCCGACCGGCTGAGCGACCTGATCGTCGCCATCGACTGA
- the flhA gene encoding flagellar biosynthesis protein FlhA — MTLTDHVRSRFGLLGDIGLANRDVLFAVGILLVLAVLFLPVPSWFLDLGLALSFSVAVLVLMVSLWIPRPLDFSSFPTVLLVVTMLRLALNIASTRLILSEGHNGHGAAGHVIQGFSQFVMGGNFVIGVVIFCILVVINFVVITKGATRIAEVGARFTLDAIPGKQMAIDADLSAGMIDEAEARRRRKELEDESTFYGAMDGASKFVRGDAVAGLVITVINVLGGMAIGIVQKGMSFDAAASAYTTLTVGDGLATQIPALVVSLAAGLLVTKGGNIGSAEKAVIDQLGAYPKALLVAAGLLAALALTPGLPMAPFLAIGAAFAALGWYAPRRKARAAALAKLEESRKAPPAAPEESVEDMLKVDEVKVEVGNHLVPLILNKNGPLTTKVKTLRKRFATEFGFVLPSVRIKDSSFLPPKSYVISIMGVEAAKGEVRPKHLLAIDPTGGAVPDIAGDATREPTFGLQAKWIDPARHEEAVAKGYTVVDPESVITTHLTEVIKDNLSTLLTFAALQKLIDGLGREYQKLINDMVPSQISLVVLQRVLQQLLSERVSIRNLPAIVEAVAEAVGWTRHITLITEHVRMRLGQQIHQGLAGPDGFVSVIALSPRWEQALLDHIVVEGDDRRFVMPPSQVQEFLTAVRLKIQKHATSQIWPALLVGAEVRPFVRSLLERVSPMTPVLSHAELHRKASLKTVDQV; from the coding sequence ATGACCCTCACGGATCACGTCCGCAGCCGGTTCGGCCTGCTCGGCGACATCGGGCTGGCGAACCGCGACGTGCTGTTCGCGGTCGGCATCCTGCTGGTGCTGGCGGTGCTGTTCCTGCCGGTGCCGTCCTGGTTCCTCGATCTCGGGCTGGCGCTGTCCTTCTCGGTCGCGGTGCTGGTGCTGATGGTGTCCCTGTGGATCCCGCGCCCGCTGGACTTCTCCTCCTTCCCCACCGTGCTGCTGGTGGTGACGATGCTGCGGCTGGCGCTGAACATCGCCTCGACCCGGCTGATCCTCAGCGAGGGGCACAACGGCCACGGCGCCGCCGGCCACGTCATCCAGGGCTTCAGCCAATTCGTGATGGGCGGCAACTTCGTCATCGGCGTGGTGATCTTCTGCATCCTGGTGGTCATCAACTTCGTCGTCATCACCAAGGGCGCCACCCGCATCGCCGAGGTCGGGGCCCGATTCACGCTGGACGCCATTCCCGGCAAGCAGATGGCGATCGACGCCGACCTGTCCGCCGGCATGATCGACGAGGCCGAGGCGCGCCGCCGCCGCAAGGAGCTGGAGGACGAAAGCACCTTCTACGGCGCCATGGACGGCGCCTCGAAATTCGTGCGCGGCGACGCGGTGGCCGGTCTGGTCATCACCGTCATCAACGTTCTCGGCGGCATGGCGATCGGCATCGTCCAGAAGGGGATGAGCTTCGACGCCGCCGCCTCCGCCTACACCACCCTGACGGTGGGTGACGGGCTGGCGACGCAGATCCCGGCGCTGGTGGTGTCGCTGGCCGCCGGCCTGCTGGTGACCAAGGGCGGCAACATCGGCTCCGCCGAAAAGGCGGTGATCGACCAGCTCGGCGCCTACCCGAAGGCGCTGCTGGTGGCGGCCGGTCTGCTGGCGGCGTTGGCGCTGACGCCCGGCCTGCCGATGGCGCCCTTCCTTGCCATCGGCGCCGCCTTCGCCGCGCTCGGCTGGTACGCCCCGCGCCGCAAGGCCCGCGCCGCGGCCCTCGCCAAGCTGGAGGAAAGCCGCAAGGCGCCCCCAGCCGCCCCCGAAGAGTCGGTGGAGGACATGCTGAAGGTCGACGAGGTGAAGGTGGAGGTCGGCAACCACCTCGTCCCGCTGATCCTCAACAAGAACGGCCCGCTGACCACCAAGGTGAAGACCCTGCGCAAGCGCTTCGCCACCGAGTTCGGCTTCGTCCTGCCCTCGGTGCGCATCAAGGATTCCAGCTTCCTGCCGCCCAAGAGCTACGTCATCAGCATCATGGGGGTGGAGGCGGCGAAGGGGGAGGTGCGGCCCAAGCACCTGCTCGCCATCGACCCCACCGGCGGCGCCGTCCCCGACATCGCCGGCGACGCGACGCGCGAGCCGACCTTCGGCCTGCAAGCCAAATGGATCGACCCGGCCCGCCACGAGGAGGCGGTGGCGAAGGGCTACACCGTCGTCGACCCGGAAAGCGTCATCACCACCCACCTGACCGAGGTCATCAAGGACAACCTCTCCACCCTGCTGACCTTCGCCGCCCTGCAAAAGCTGATCGACGGTCTGGGCCGCGAGTACCAGAAGCTGATCAACGACATGGTGCCGAGCCAGATCTCGCTGGTCGTCCTTCAGCGCGTCCTGCAACAGCTTCTGTCCGAACGGGTATCGATCCGCAACCTGCCCGCCATCGTCGAGGCGGTGGCGGAGGCGGTCGGCTGGACCCGCCACATCACACTCATCACCGAACATGTGCGCATGCGGCTGGGCCAGCAGATCCACCAGGGGCTTGCCGGACCGGACGGCTTCGTGTCGGTGATCGCGCTCAGCCCGCGCTGGGAGCAGGCCCTGCTCGACCACATCGTGGTGGAGGGCGACGACCGCCGTTTCGTCATGCCGCCCAGCCAGGTGCAGGAGTTCCTGACCGCCGTGCGCCTGAAGATCCAGAAGCACGCCACCTCGCAAATCTGGCCGGCCCTGCTGGTGGGGGCGGAGGTGCGCCCCTTCGTCCGTTCCCTGCTGGAGAGGGTCAGCCCGATGACGCCGGTGCTGAGCCATGCCGAGCTTCACCGCAAGGCGTCGCTCAAGACCGTCGATCAGGTTTAG
- a CDS encoding flagellar biosynthetic protein FliR yields MVDLSQFLTLEIYRGFIVLARVAAAIGLLPGFGEAAVPMRVRAALAIILTLVLLPGVDGLPERMPDQPVEMLRALAGETLVGAYLGLGARLFMAALQTTGALVAQVVGLSNPFYMEAAGFEGGSVLSGVLLIGGLALLFASDVHYLMIGALARSYGSWPAGVFPDLGMVAQRFAELLATTFRLGVGLAAPFILYGLVVNVALGLVNRVMPAMPVYFVATPGVLMVGMGLFMATAGAMLTAFVAALGGWLSGS; encoded by the coding sequence ATGGTTGACCTCAGCCAGTTCCTGACCCTGGAGATCTACCGCGGCTTCATCGTACTGGCGCGGGTGGCGGCGGCCATCGGCCTGTTGCCGGGCTTCGGTGAGGCGGCGGTGCCGATGCGGGTGCGGGCGGCGCTGGCGATCATCCTCACCCTGGTGCTGCTGCCGGGGGTGGACGGCCTGCCCGAGCGCATGCCGGACCAGCCGGTGGAAATGCTGCGCGCGCTAGCCGGAGAGACGCTGGTCGGCGCCTATCTCGGCCTCGGCGCCCGGCTGTTCATGGCCGCCCTGCAGACCACCGGCGCCCTGGTGGCCCAGGTGGTCGGGCTCAGCAACCCTTTCTACATGGAGGCGGCGGGGTTCGAGGGCGGATCGGTGCTGTCCGGCGTGCTGCTGATCGGCGGGCTGGCTCTGCTGTTCGCATCGGATGTGCATTACCTGATGATCGGCGCGCTGGCGCGCTCCTACGGCTCCTGGCCGGCGGGGGTGTTCCCCGATTTGGGCATGGTCGCCCAGCGCTTCGCCGAACTGCTGGCGACCACCTTCCGCCTTGGCGTCGGGCTGGCCGCGCCCTTCATCCTCTATGGGCTGGTGGTGAATGTGGCGCTCGGACTGGTCAACCGGGTGATGCCGGCGATGCCGGTCTATTTCGTCGCCACCCCCGGCGTGCTGATGGTCGGCATGGGCCTGTTCATGGCGACCGCCGGCGCCATGCTGACCGCCTTCGTCGCCGCACTCGGCGGCTGGCTGTCGGGGTCCTGA
- the flhB gene encoding flagellar biosynthesis protein FlhB — MAEQDDEQKTEEPTEKRLREAAEKGDVPRARDVGLLSAMVAAWMIVLMAVPGVASNLSALLLPLIENPDDIRIDGSAIDVIHSLTWLIGGVAVALLPVFGILLGGVVVSALGQGPFVVASDRIQPKWSHLSPASGWKRIAGRPALVEFAKSLVKLAIISAAAWHALAPYIAWTEDTVGMDVAGLPVLLRDVTLRLLLAVLLATVLMAAVDVLWNRLEWRRRLRMSHQEIKDEYKQIEGDPNAKARLRDIRRSRSKKRMMANVPRATVVITNPTHFAVALEYERGRTAAPICLAKGADLIALRIRALAQEHDIPIVENPPLARALHASAEVDATIPLQHYQAVAEVITYVLKLKGGLARRG, encoded by the coding sequence ATGGCGGAGCAGGACGACGAACAGAAGACAGAGGAACCGACAGAGAAACGCCTGCGCGAGGCGGCGGAGAAGGGCGACGTCCCCCGCGCCCGCGACGTCGGGCTACTGTCGGCGATGGTCGCCGCCTGGATGATCGTGCTGATGGCGGTGCCCGGCGTCGCCTCGAACCTGTCGGCTCTGCTTCTGCCGCTGATCGAGAACCCCGACGACATCCGCATCGACGGCAGCGCCATCGACGTCATCCACAGCCTCACTTGGCTGATCGGCGGCGTGGCGGTGGCCCTGCTGCCGGTGTTCGGCATCCTGCTTGGCGGGGTGGTGGTGTCGGCGCTGGGGCAGGGGCCGTTCGTCGTGGCGTCCGACCGCATCCAGCCGAAATGGTCGCACCTGTCGCCGGCCTCGGGCTGGAAGCGGATCGCCGGCCGCCCGGCGCTGGTCGAATTCGCCAAGAGCCTGGTCAAGCTCGCCATCATCAGCGCTGCTGCCTGGCACGCGCTGGCGCCCTACATCGCATGGACGGAGGATACTGTGGGCATGGACGTCGCCGGATTGCCCGTGCTGCTGCGGGACGTGACCTTGCGGCTGCTGCTGGCGGTCCTGCTGGCGACCGTCCTGATGGCGGCGGTGGACGTGCTGTGGAACCGCCTGGAATGGCGCCGCCGCCTGCGCATGAGCCACCAGGAGATCAAGGACGAATACAAGCAGATCGAGGGCGACCCCAACGCCAAGGCCCGCCTGCGCGACATCCGCCGCTCGCGCTCCAAGAAGCGGATGATGGCGAACGTCCCGCGCGCCACCGTGGTCATCACCAACCCCACCCATTTCGCCGTGGCGCTGGAATACGAACGCGGCCGCACCGCCGCCCCGATCTGCCTCGCCAAGGGCGCCGACCTGATCGCGCTCCGCATCCGCGCGCTGGCCCAGGAGCACGACATCCCCATCGTCGAGAACCCGCCGCTGGCCCGCGCCCTCCACGCCTCGGCCGAGGTCGACGCCACCATCCCCCTCCAGCACTATCAGGCGGTGGCGGAGGTCATCACCTATGTGCTGAAGCTGAAGGGCGGTCTGGCGCGGCGGGGGTGA
- the folP gene encoding dihydropteroate synthase has product MPPLSAKPASKSAASKSAAGSLAGFCPWAGEDGVRVYLRPVGLMPIAAWAKGAAVPLAGGRFAFSTAELIVRDQASRIDRAFAPLSEIMAWGWERSRAVAEALDRQLGALTRARAPFAGLATDRPQIMGIVNVTPDSFSDGGDFFDPAAAIAHGEAMLAAGADILDIGGESTRPGAAAVPPEEEERRVLPVIRHFAAKGATVSVDTRHASVMDSAAAAGARIVNDIAGLGDPQALPVVARTGTPVVVMHMQGDPGTMQANPTYRDAALDVFDWLEKRVARCVAAGVPAERIAVDPGIGFGKSTEHNLEILRHTALYHALGCTVLIGLSRKGFIGRLSRGEPPKERLAGSLAAGLETLNQGAQILRVHDVAETAQARAVWEALHRL; this is encoded by the coding sequence ATGCCGCCGCTCTCCGCAAAGCCCGCTTCCAAATCGGCCGCTTCCAAATCGGCTGCCGGGTCGCTCGCCGGCTTCTGTCCCTGGGCGGGGGAGGACGGGGTGCGGGTCTATCTTCGCCCGGTCGGCCTGATGCCCATCGCCGCCTGGGCCAAGGGCGCCGCGGTGCCGCTGGCCGGCGGGCGCTTCGCCTTCTCCACCGCCGAACTGATCGTGCGCGATCAGGCCTCCCGCATTGACCGCGCCTTCGCGCCGCTGTCGGAGATCATGGCCTGGGGCTGGGAGCGCTCCCGCGCGGTGGCGGAGGCGCTGGACCGCCAGCTCGGCGCCCTGACCCGCGCCCGCGCGCCTTTCGCCGGATTGGCGACCGACCGGCCGCAGATCATGGGCATCGTCAACGTCACGCCGGACAGCTTCTCCGACGGCGGCGACTTCTTCGATCCCGCCGCCGCCATCGCCCATGGCGAGGCGATGCTGGCCGCCGGCGCCGACATCCTGGACATCGGCGGCGAATCCACCCGCCCCGGTGCCGCCGCGGTCCCGCCGGAGGAGGAGGAGCGGCGCGTCCTGCCGGTCATCCGCCATTTCGCCGCGAAGGGGGCCACCGTCTCGGTCGACACCCGCCACGCCAGCGTGATGGACTCCGCTGCCGCGGCCGGCGCCCGCATCGTCAACGACATCGCCGGGCTGGGCGACCCGCAGGCCCTGCCGGTGGTCGCGCGCACCGGCACCCCGGTGGTGGTGATGCACATGCAGGGCGACCCTGGCACCATGCAGGCCAACCCGACCTACCGCGACGCCGCGCTCGACGTGTTCGACTGGCTGGAGAAGCGGGTCGCCCGCTGCGTCGCGGCCGGTGTGCCGGCGGAGCGCATCGCCGTCGATCCCGGCATCGGCTTCGGCAAGTCGACGGAGCACAATCTGGAAATCCTGCGCCACACCGCGCTATACCACGCCCTGGGCTGCACGGTGCTGATCGGCCTGTCGCGCAAGGGCTTCATCGGCCGCCTGTCGCGTGGCGAACCGCCGAAGGAACGGCTGGCCGGCTCGCTCGCCGCCGGGCTGGAGACGCTGAACCAGGGCGCCCAGATCCTGCGCGTCCACGATGTGGCAGAGACGGCGCAGGCCCGCGCCGTCTGGGAGGCGCTGCATCGCCTGTAA
- the glmM gene encoding phosphoglucosamine mutase gives MTRHLFGTDGIRGTANIDPMTAETALRVAMATALQFRRGDHRHRVVIGKDTRLSGYLLEPALTAGFISMGMDVVLVGPLPTPAVAMLTRSLRADMGVVISASHNPYQDNGIKLFGPDGYKLSDEVEAAIERRMALPFAPDLAGPADLGRASRLDDATGRYIEYVKNTFPRGLRLDGLKIVVDCANGAAYKVAPKVLYELGADVIPVGVSPDGTNINKGCGATATQALQEQVVAHGAHLGIALDGDADRLIMVDEAGRPIDGDQLMSLIATSWARSQTLRGGGVVATVMSNLGMERHLGGLGLHLARTPVGDRYVVELMRERGYNVGGEQSGHVVLSDYSTTGDGLIAALQVLAVLIQADGRAASEVCRVFDPVPQKLTNVRFSAGTKPLEDAVVQQAIKDGEARLASGGRILIRKSGTEPVIRVMAEGDDEALVHSVVADIADAIQASAARSLEAAQ, from the coding sequence ATGACGCGACACCTGTTCGGCACCGACGGCATCCGTGGCACCGCCAACATCGACCCGATGACCGCCGAAACGGCCCTGCGCGTGGCGATGGCGACCGCGCTGCAGTTCCGCCGCGGCGACCACCGCCACCGCGTGGTGATCGGCAAGGACACCCGCCTGTCCGGCTATCTGCTGGAACCGGCGCTGACCGCCGGCTTCATCTCGATGGGGATGGACGTGGTGCTGGTCGGGCCGCTGCCGACCCCGGCGGTCGCCATGCTGACCCGCTCGCTCCGTGCCGACATGGGCGTGGTGATCTCCGCCTCGCACAACCCCTATCAGGACAACGGCATCAAGCTGTTCGGCCCCGACGGCTACAAGCTGTCGGATGAGGTCGAGGCGGCCATCGAGCGGCGCATGGCGCTGCCCTTCGCCCCCGATCTCGCCGGCCCCGCCGATCTCGGCCGCGCCAGCCGTCTGGACGACGCCACCGGCCGCTACATCGAATATGTGAAGAACACCTTCCCGCGCGGCCTGCGGCTCGATGGGCTGAAGATCGTCGTCGATTGCGCCAACGGCGCCGCCTACAAGGTCGCGCCCAAGGTGCTGTACGAGCTGGGCGCCGACGTGATCCCGGTCGGCGTCAGCCCCGACGGCACCAACATCAACAAGGGCTGCGGCGCCACCGCCACCCAGGCGCTGCAGGAGCAGGTGGTCGCCCATGGCGCCCATCTCGGCATCGCGCTGGACGGCGACGCCGACCGCCTCATCATGGTCGACGAAGCCGGCCGCCCGATCGACGGCGACCAGCTGATGAGCCTGATCGCCACCTCCTGGGCGCGGTCGCAGACCCTGCGCGGCGGCGGCGTCGTCGCCACCGTCATGTCCAACCTGGGGATGGAGCGCCATCTCGGCGGCCTTGGCCTGCATCTGGCCCGCACCCCCGTCGGCGACCGCTATGTCGTCGAGCTGATGCGCGAGCGCGGCTACAATGTCGGCGGCGAGCAGTCGGGCCATGTCGTGCTGTCCGACTATTCCACCACCGGCGACGGGCTGATCGCGGCGCTTCAGGTGCTGGCGGTGCTGATCCAGGCCGATGGCCGCGCGGCCAGCGAGGTCTGCCGCGTGTTCGATCCGGTGCCGCAGAAGCTGACCAACGTCCGCTTCTCGGCCGGGACCAAGCCGCTGGAGGATGCCGTCGTCCAGCAGGCGATCAAGGATGGCGAGGCCCGTCTGGCGTCCGGCGGCCGCATCCTGATCCGCAAGTCGGGCACCGAACCGGTCATCCGCGTGATGGCGGAGGGCGACGACGAGGCTCTGGTCCACAGCGTGGTCGCCGACATCGCCGACGCCATCCAGGCCAGCGCCGCCCGCAGCCTGGAGGCCGCGCAATGA
- the thiD gene encoding bifunctional hydroxymethylpyrimidine kinase/phosphomethylpyrimidine kinase: MSASNTVNGRVLIVAGSDSGGGAGIQADIKAVSALGAYAMTAIAALTAQNTTGVYGVVPVDPAFVALQMKLVLEDIGADAVKIGMLANAPVIEAVAAEYEERAVNVPLVLDPVMIAKSGHHLLDPDAVLTLRRRLLPLAEVVTPNLPEAEALTDLPIRDLDDMRRAAELMLSFGPKSVLLKGGHLEDDTLYDLLLTEEGETVFEGRRVHTPHTHGTGCTLSSAIAAGLAQGLSTRDAVARARRYVETAILTAPGLGHGHGPLNHLHTVREFS, translated from the coding sequence ATGAGCGCCAGCAACACCGTCAATGGCCGCGTCCTGATCGTCGCCGGGTCCGATTCCGGCGGTGGGGCCGGCATCCAGGCCGACATCAAGGCGGTCAGCGCGCTCGGCGCCTATGCCATGACCGCCATCGCCGCGCTGACGGCGCAGAACACCACCGGCGTCTATGGCGTGGTACCGGTCGATCCCGCCTTCGTCGCCCTGCAGATGAAGCTGGTTCTGGAGGATATCGGCGCCGACGCGGTGAAGATCGGTATGCTCGCCAACGCCCCGGTCATCGAGGCGGTGGCCGCGGAGTATGAGGAGCGCGCCGTCAACGTGCCGCTGGTCCTCGATCCGGTGATGATCGCCAAGAGCGGCCACCATCTGCTCGACCCCGACGCCGTGCTGACTTTGCGCCGGCGCCTGCTGCCGCTGGCCGAGGTGGTGACGCCCAACCTGCCGGAGGCCGAGGCGCTGACCGACCTGCCGATCCGCGACCTCGACGACATGCGCCGCGCCGCCGAACTGATGCTCAGTTTCGGCCCGAAATCGGTTCTGCTGAAGGGCGGCCATCTGGAGGACGACACCCTCTACGACCTGCTGCTGACGGAGGAGGGCGAGACGGTGTTCGAGGGCCGCCGCGTCCACACCCCCCACACCCACGGCACCGGCTGCACCCTGTCCTCGGCCATCGCCGCCGGTCTGGCCCAGGGTCTGAGCACCCGCGACGCGGTGGCCCGCGCCCGCCGCTATGTCGAAACGGCGATCCTGACCGCCCCCGGCCTGGGCCACGGCCACGGCCCGCTCAACCACCTGCACACGGTGCGGGAGTTCTCGTAA